One stretch of Sander lucioperca isolate FBNREF2018 chromosome 13, SLUC_FBN_1.2, whole genome shotgun sequence DNA includes these proteins:
- the si:dkey-125i10.3 gene encoding zinc finger protein 185 isoform X2, producing the protein MSNDVNRHKVFQTTKVRTLLKNDSCWIKKAQEETEEQYKARTDHAVEIRPALVRQNSYVLSTAKKFEPQAPTEKLIQNCVAQPEKSVTNTSAENKEEYTAADYQSNVQHNDGAAEVSAEVHFAERIQNGEAQPVSSPKENPEQPAANTTVENKGEHADATVQQSNVEHNEAKVSADAHVEDPVAETSAAAGTEESKDTAEVPAAPAVELKPQEEPSTKTEPANAVVETAVQPMEGSCEKKQAAEDSVEAVAEVVAKSSSDTGDVVNATPEKEAALPDSVEATAEVVIKSSPETRNVVNATPEKEAALPDSVKAVAEVVIKSSPETRNVIIATPGKEAALPDSVEAVAEVVIKSSPETRNVVNATPEKEAALPDSGKAVAEVVIKSSPETRNVVNATPEKEAALPDSVEAVAEVVIKSSPETRNVVNATPEKEAALPDSGKAVAEVVIKSSPETRNVVNPTPGKEAALPDSVEAVAEVAVAPENPAVTDAAGKEAAIQDSADAVAKVLMKSCPDTCDLVIATPGEETALQDSVEALAEVVAKSSSDTIDVVNATPEKEAALQDSVEAVAEVAVAPENPDVTDAAGKEVAIQHPVEAVAKVAVESSPETPAVTGAAGEEVALQVSVEPVPDLMADTVLESPTQPAAETAVKSVEHKVESAASVEPVLKTGAEEVVEFEVAPVVNTVVEQSVEPTPERAADGVVELNTEDAVEPVTASDAEAVPDEFSYIPIELSEALDVEPPTTETAPKPLKDPKQSHTKETKPNQHSEHTNTSEMFKKSKEKEQSTQKQNGTRNTNVCSFCDKRIDGNIKLHLSEPVVTCHPDCLKCGVCAKVLGDLLTTMFLHDQVVKCGGCFAKALDAEA; encoded by the exons ATGTCAAATG ATGTTAACAGGCACAAGGTGTTTCAAACCACCAAAGTGCGGACTTTACTGAAGAATGATAGCTGTTGGATCAAAAAGGCACAAGAGGAAACAGAAGAGCAATACAAAGCAAG AACGGACCATGCTGTGGAGATCAGACCCGCTCTGGTCAGACAGAATTCATACGTCCTGTCCACAGCCAAGAAATTTGA GCCCCAAGCACCCACAGAAAAACTTATCCAAAATTGTGTGGCACAACCAGAAAAATCAGTTACCAACACATCTGCAGAAAACAAGGAAGAATATACTGCAGCAGATTACCAGTCAAATGTGCAACACAATGACGGGGCTGCTGAGGTCTCTGCAGAGGTTCATTTTGCAGAACGTATCCAAAATGGTGAAGCCCAACCAGTTTCTTCACCAAAGGAAAATCCAGAGCAACCAGCTGCCAACACAACTGTAGAAAACAAAGGAGAACATGCTGATGCAACAGTTCAGCAGTCAAACGTAGAACACAATGAGGCCAAGGTCTCTGCAGATGCTCATGTGGAAGATCCAGTTGCAGAAACCTCTGCTGCGGCTGGCACAGAGGAGAGTAAAGACACGGCTGAAGTCCCTGCTGCACCTGCAGTTGAACTGAAACCTCAAGAGGAACCTTCAACCAAAACAGAGCCAGCAAATGcagttgtagaaacagctgtTCAACCTATGGAGGGCAGTTGTGAGAAAAAACAGGCTGCAGAAGACAGTGTCGAAGCTGTAGCTGAGGTTGTGGCAAAGTCATCATCTGACACGGGTGACGTGGTTAATGCAACACCAGAAAAAGAGGCTGCGCTTCCAGACAGTGTGGAAGCTACAGCTGAGGTTGTGATCAAGTCATCGCCTGAAACAAGAAACGTAGTTAATGCAACGCCTGAAAAAGAGGCTGCTCTCCCAGACAGTGTTAAAGCTGTAGCTGAGGTTGTGATCAAGTCATCACCTGAAACAAGAAACGTAATTATTGCAACACCAGGAAAAGAGGCTGCTCTCCCAGACAGTGTTGAAGCTGTAGCTGAGGTTGTGATCAAGTCATCGCCTGAAACAAGAAATGTAGTTAATGCAACGCCTGAAAAAGAGGCTGCTCTCCCAGACAGTGGTAAAGCTGTAGCTGAGGTTGTGATCAAGTCATCGCCTGAAACAAGAAACGTAGTTAATGCAACGCCTGAAAAAGAGGCTGCTCTCCCAGACAGTGTTGAAGCTGTAGCTGAGGTTGTGATCAAGTCATCGCCTGAAACAAGAAACGTAGTTAATGCAACGCCTGAAAAAGAGGCTGCTCTCCCAGACAGTGGTAAAGCTGTAGCTGAGGTTGTGATCAAGTCATCGCCTGAAACAAGAAATGTGGTTAATCCAACACCAGGAAAAGAGGCTGCTCTCCCAGACAGTGTTGAAGCTGTAGCTGAG GTTGCTGTGGCGCCAGAGAACCCTGCTGTGACAGATGCAGCAGGAAAAGAGGCTGCTATCCAAGACAGTGCTGACGCTGTAGCCAAAGTTTTGATGAAGTCATGCCCTGACACATGTGATCTGGTTATTGCAACACCAGGAGAAGAGACTGCTCTCCAAGACAGTGTTGAAGCTTTAGCTGAGGTTGTTGCAAAGTCATCATCTGACACAATTGACGTGGTGAATGCAACACCTGAAAAAGAGGCTGCTCTCCAAGACAGTGTTGAAGCTGTAGCTGAGGTTGCTGTGGCGCCAGAAAACCCTGATGTGACAGATGCAGCAGGAAAAGAGGTTGCTATCCAACATCCTGTTGAAGCTGTAGCTAAGGTTGCTGTGGAGTCATCCCCTGAGACCCCTGCTGTGACTGGTGCAGCAGGAGAAGAGGTCGCTCTCCAAGTCAGTGTGGAACCAGTCCCTGACTTGATGGCAGATACTGTGCTTGAATCGCCTACTCAACCTGCTGCTGAAACTGCAGTTAAGTCTGTAGAGCATAAAGTTGAGTCAGCAGCCTCAGTAGAGCCAGTTTTAAAGACCGGAGCTGAAGAGGTAGTTGAGTTTGAAGTTGCGCCTGTTGTCAACACTGTTGTCGAGCAAAGTGTTGAGCCAACGCCTGAGAGAGCAGCAGATGGTGTGGTGGAGTTGAACACCGAGGATGCTGTTGAACCTGTCACAGCTTCAGATGCTGAAGCTGTTCCGGATGAGTTCTCTTACATACCCATTGAACTGTCCGAAGCATTAGATGTGGAGCCACCGACAACTGAAACTGCTCCTAAGCCTCTGAAAGATCCAAAACAATCCCACACCAAGGAAACCAAGCCGAACCAACACTCTGAGCATACAAACAC atctgaaatgtttaaaaagtccAAGGAGAAGGAACAGTCCACTCAAAAACAGAATGGGACCAG GAATACCAATGTTTGTTCATTCTGTGACAAAAGAATTGATGGAAATATCAAGCTCCACCTCAGTGAACCTGTGGTGACCTGCCACCCTGactgcttaaag TGTGGTGTGTGCGCTAAGGTCCTGGGAGATCTGCTGACCACCATGTTCTTGCATGACCAAGTGGTCAAATGTGGTGGCTGCTTTGCAAAAGCTCTCGATGCTGAAGCTTAA
- the si:dkey-125i10.3 gene encoding zinc finger protein 185 isoform X1 yields the protein MSNDVNRHKVFQTTKVRTLLKNDSCWIKKAQEETEEQYKARTDHAVEIRPALVRQNSYVLSTAKKFEPQAPTEKLIQNCVAQPEKSVTNTSAENKEEYTAADYQSNVQHNDGAAEVSAEVHFAERIQNGEAQPVSSPKENPEQPAANTTVENKGEHADATVQQSNVEHNEAKVSADAHVEDPVAETSAAAGTEESKDTAEVPAAPAVELKPQEEPSTKTEPANAVVETAVQPMEGSCEKKQAAEDSVEAVAEVVAKSSSDTGDVVNATPEKEAALPDSVEATAEVVIKSSPETRNVVNATPEKEAALPDSVKAVAEVVIKSSPETRNVIIATPGKEAALPDSVEAVAEVVIKSSPETRNVVNATPEKEAALPDSGKAVAEVVIKSSPETRNVVNATPEKEAALPDSVEAVAEVVIKSSPETRNVVNATPEKEAALPDSGKAVAEVVIKSSPETRNVVNPTPGKEAALPDSVEAVAEVVVKSSPETRNVVNATPEKEAALPDSGKAVAEVVIKSSPETRDVVNATPKKEVALPDSVEAVAEVVAKSSSDTIDVVNATPEKEAALQDSVEAVAEVAVAPENPDVTDAAGKEVAIQHPVEAVAKVAVESSPETPAVTGAAGEEVALQVSVEPVPDLMADTVLESPTQPAAETAVKSVEHKVESAASVEPVLKTGAEEVVEFEVAPVVNTVVEQSVEPTPERAADGVVELNTEDAVEPVTASDAEAVPDEFSYIPIELSEALDVEPPTTETAPKPLKDPKQSHTKETKPNQHSEHTNTSEMFKKSKEKEQSTQKQNGTRNTNVCSFCDKRIDGNIKLHLSEPVVTCHPDCLKCGVCAKVLGDLLTTMFLHDQVVKCGGCFAKALDAEA from the exons ATGTCAAATG ATGTTAACAGGCACAAGGTGTTTCAAACCACCAAAGTGCGGACTTTACTGAAGAATGATAGCTGTTGGATCAAAAAGGCACAAGAGGAAACAGAAGAGCAATACAAAGCAAG AACGGACCATGCTGTGGAGATCAGACCCGCTCTGGTCAGACAGAATTCATACGTCCTGTCCACAGCCAAGAAATTTGA GCCCCAAGCACCCACAGAAAAACTTATCCAAAATTGTGTGGCACAACCAGAAAAATCAGTTACCAACACATCTGCAGAAAACAAGGAAGAATATACTGCAGCAGATTACCAGTCAAATGTGCAACACAATGACGGGGCTGCTGAGGTCTCTGCAGAGGTTCATTTTGCAGAACGTATCCAAAATGGTGAAGCCCAACCAGTTTCTTCACCAAAGGAAAATCCAGAGCAACCAGCTGCCAACACAACTGTAGAAAACAAAGGAGAACATGCTGATGCAACAGTTCAGCAGTCAAACGTAGAACACAATGAGGCCAAGGTCTCTGCAGATGCTCATGTGGAAGATCCAGTTGCAGAAACCTCTGCTGCGGCTGGCACAGAGGAGAGTAAAGACACGGCTGAAGTCCCTGCTGCACCTGCAGTTGAACTGAAACCTCAAGAGGAACCTTCAACCAAAACAGAGCCAGCAAATGcagttgtagaaacagctgtTCAACCTATGGAGGGCAGTTGTGAGAAAAAACAGGCTGCAGAAGACAGTGTCGAAGCTGTAGCTGAGGTTGTGGCAAAGTCATCATCTGACACGGGTGACGTGGTTAATGCAACACCAGAAAAAGAGGCTGCGCTTCCAGACAGTGTGGAAGCTACAGCTGAGGTTGTGATCAAGTCATCGCCTGAAACAAGAAACGTAGTTAATGCAACGCCTGAAAAAGAGGCTGCTCTCCCAGACAGTGTTAAAGCTGTAGCTGAGGTTGTGATCAAGTCATCACCTGAAACAAGAAACGTAATTATTGCAACACCAGGAAAAGAGGCTGCTCTCCCAGACAGTGTTGAAGCTGTAGCTGAGGTTGTGATCAAGTCATCGCCTGAAACAAGAAATGTAGTTAATGCAACGCCTGAAAAAGAGGCTGCTCTCCCAGACAGTGGTAAAGCTGTAGCTGAGGTTGTGATCAAGTCATCGCCTGAAACAAGAAACGTAGTTAATGCAACGCCTGAAAAAGAGGCTGCTCTCCCAGACAGTGTTGAAGCTGTAGCTGAGGTTGTGATCAAGTCATCGCCTGAAACAAGAAACGTAGTTAATGCAACGCCTGAAAAAGAGGCTGCTCTCCCAGACAGTGGTAAAGCTGTAGCTGAGGTTGTGATCAAGTCATCGCCTGAAACAAGAAATGTGGTTAATCCAACACCAGGAAAAGAGGCTGCTCTCCCAGACAGTGTTGAAGCTGTAGCTGAGGTTGTGGTCAAGTCATCGCCTGAAACAAGAAACGTGGTTAATGCAACGCCTGAAAAAGAGGCTGCTCTCCCAGACAGTGGTAAAGCTGTAGCTGAGGTTGTGATCAAGTCATCGCCTGAAACAAGAGACGTGGTTAATGCAACACCTAAAAAAGAGGTTGCTCTCCCAGACAGTGTTGAAGCTGTAGCTGAG GTTGTTGCAAAGTCATCATCTGACACAATTGACGTGGTGAATGCAACACCTGAAAAAGAGGCTGCTCTCCAAGACAGTGTTGAAGCTGTAGCTGAGGTTGCTGTGGCGCCAGAAAACCCTGATGTGACAGATGCAGCAGGAAAAGAGGTTGCTATCCAACATCCTGTTGAAGCTGTAGCTAAGGTTGCTGTGGAGTCATCCCCTGAGACCCCTGCTGTGACTGGTGCAGCAGGAGAAGAGGTCGCTCTCCAAGTCAGTGTGGAACCAGTCCCTGACTTGATGGCAGATACTGTGCTTGAATCGCCTACTCAACCTGCTGCTGAAACTGCAGTTAAGTCTGTAGAGCATAAAGTTGAGTCAGCAGCCTCAGTAGAGCCAGTTTTAAAGACCGGAGCTGAAGAGGTAGTTGAGTTTGAAGTTGCGCCTGTTGTCAACACTGTTGTCGAGCAAAGTGTTGAGCCAACGCCTGAGAGAGCAGCAGATGGTGTGGTGGAGTTGAACACCGAGGATGCTGTTGAACCTGTCACAGCTTCAGATGCTGAAGCTGTTCCGGATGAGTTCTCTTACATACCCATTGAACTGTCCGAAGCATTAGATGTGGAGCCACCGACAACTGAAACTGCTCCTAAGCCTCTGAAAGATCCAAAACAATCCCACACCAAGGAAACCAAGCCGAACCAACACTCTGAGCATACAAACAC atctgaaatgtttaaaaagtccAAGGAGAAGGAACAGTCCACTCAAAAACAGAATGGGACCAG GAATACCAATGTTTGTTCATTCTGTGACAAAAGAATTGATGGAAATATCAAGCTCCACCTCAGTGAACCTGTGGTGACCTGCCACCCTGactgcttaaag TGTGGTGTGTGCGCTAAGGTCCTGGGAGATCTGCTGACCACCATGTTCTTGCATGACCAAGTGGTCAAATGTGGTGGCTGCTTTGCAAAAGCTCTCGATGCTGAAGCTTAA
- the si:dkey-125i10.3 gene encoding enolase-phosphatase E1 isoform X4 → MSNDVNRHKVFQTTKVRTLLKNDSCWIKKAQEETEEQYKARTDHAVEIRPALVRQNSYVLSTAKKFEPQAPTEKLIQNCVAQPEKSVTNTSAENKEEYTAADYQSNVQHNDGAAEVSAEVHFAERIQNGEAQPVSSPKENPEQPAANTTVENKGEHADATVQQSNVEHNEAKVSADAHVEDPVAETSAAAGTEESKDTAEVPAAPAVELKPQEEPSTKTEPANAVVETAVQPMEGSCEKKQAAEDSVEAVAEVVAKSSSDTGDVVNATPEKEAALPDSVEATAEVVIKSSPETRNVVNATPEKEAALPDSVKAVAEVVIKSSPETRNVIIATPGKEAALPDSVEAVAEVVIKSSPETRNVVNATPEKEAALPDSGKAVAEVVIKSSPETRNVVNATPEKEAALPDSVEAVAEVVIKSSPETRNVVNATPEKEAALPDSGKAVAEVVIKSSPETRNVVNPTPGKEAALPDSVEAVAEVAVAPENPDVTDAAGKEVAIQHPVEAVAKVAVESSPETPAVTGAAGEEVALQVSVEPVPDLMADTVLESPTQPAAETAVKSVEHKVESAASVEPVLKTGAEEVVEFEVAPVVNTVVEQSVEPTPERAADGVVELNTEDAVEPVTASDAEAVPDEFSYIPIELSEALDVEPPTTETAPKPLKDPKQSHTKETKPNQHSEHTNTSEMFKKSKEKEQSTQKQNGTRNTNVCSFCDKRIDGNIKLHLSEPVVTCHPDCLKCGVCAKVLGDLLTTMFLHDQVVKCGGCFAKALDAEA, encoded by the exons ATGTCAAATG ATGTTAACAGGCACAAGGTGTTTCAAACCACCAAAGTGCGGACTTTACTGAAGAATGATAGCTGTTGGATCAAAAAGGCACAAGAGGAAACAGAAGAGCAATACAAAGCAAG AACGGACCATGCTGTGGAGATCAGACCCGCTCTGGTCAGACAGAATTCATACGTCCTGTCCACAGCCAAGAAATTTGA GCCCCAAGCACCCACAGAAAAACTTATCCAAAATTGTGTGGCACAACCAGAAAAATCAGTTACCAACACATCTGCAGAAAACAAGGAAGAATATACTGCAGCAGATTACCAGTCAAATGTGCAACACAATGACGGGGCTGCTGAGGTCTCTGCAGAGGTTCATTTTGCAGAACGTATCCAAAATGGTGAAGCCCAACCAGTTTCTTCACCAAAGGAAAATCCAGAGCAACCAGCTGCCAACACAACTGTAGAAAACAAAGGAGAACATGCTGATGCAACAGTTCAGCAGTCAAACGTAGAACACAATGAGGCCAAGGTCTCTGCAGATGCTCATGTGGAAGATCCAGTTGCAGAAACCTCTGCTGCGGCTGGCACAGAGGAGAGTAAAGACACGGCTGAAGTCCCTGCTGCACCTGCAGTTGAACTGAAACCTCAAGAGGAACCTTCAACCAAAACAGAGCCAGCAAATGcagttgtagaaacagctgtTCAACCTATGGAGGGCAGTTGTGAGAAAAAACAGGCTGCAGAAGACAGTGTCGAAGCTGTAGCTGAGGTTGTGGCAAAGTCATCATCTGACACGGGTGACGTGGTTAATGCAACACCAGAAAAAGAGGCTGCGCTTCCAGACAGTGTGGAAGCTACAGCTGAGGTTGTGATCAAGTCATCGCCTGAAACAAGAAACGTAGTTAATGCAACGCCTGAAAAAGAGGCTGCTCTCCCAGACAGTGTTAAAGCTGTAGCTGAGGTTGTGATCAAGTCATCACCTGAAACAAGAAACGTAATTATTGCAACACCAGGAAAAGAGGCTGCTCTCCCAGACAGTGTTGAAGCTGTAGCTGAGGTTGTGATCAAGTCATCGCCTGAAACAAGAAATGTAGTTAATGCAACGCCTGAAAAAGAGGCTGCTCTCCCAGACAGTGGTAAAGCTGTAGCTGAGGTTGTGATCAAGTCATCGCCTGAAACAAGAAACGTAGTTAATGCAACGCCTGAAAAAGAGGCTGCTCTCCCAGACAGTGTTGAAGCTGTAGCTGAGGTTGTGATCAAGTCATCGCCTGAAACAAGAAACGTAGTTAATGCAACGCCTGAAAAAGAGGCTGCTCTCCCAGACAGTGGTAAAGCTGTAGCTGAGGTTGTGATCAAGTCATCGCCTGAAACAAGAAATGTGGTTAATCCAACACCAGGAAAAGAGGCTGCTCTCCCAGACAGTGTTGAAGCTGTAGCTGAG GTTGCTGTGGCGCCAGAAAACCCTGATGTGACAGATGCAGCAGGAAAAGAGGTTGCTATCCAACATCCTGTTGAAGCTGTAGCTAAGGTTGCTGTGGAGTCATCCCCTGAGACCCCTGCTGTGACTGGTGCAGCAGGAGAAGAGGTCGCTCTCCAAGTCAGTGTGGAACCAGTCCCTGACTTGATGGCAGATACTGTGCTTGAATCGCCTACTCAACCTGCTGCTGAAACTGCAGTTAAGTCTGTAGAGCATAAAGTTGAGTCAGCAGCCTCAGTAGAGCCAGTTTTAAAGACCGGAGCTGAAGAGGTAGTTGAGTTTGAAGTTGCGCCTGTTGTCAACACTGTTGTCGAGCAAAGTGTTGAGCCAACGCCTGAGAGAGCAGCAGATGGTGTGGTGGAGTTGAACACCGAGGATGCTGTTGAACCTGTCACAGCTTCAGATGCTGAAGCTGTTCCGGATGAGTTCTCTTACATACCCATTGAACTGTCCGAAGCATTAGATGTGGAGCCACCGACAACTGAAACTGCTCCTAAGCCTCTGAAAGATCCAAAACAATCCCACACCAAGGAAACCAAGCCGAACCAACACTCTGAGCATACAAACAC atctgaaatgtttaaaaagtccAAGGAGAAGGAACAGTCCACTCAAAAACAGAATGGGACCAG GAATACCAATGTTTGTTCATTCTGTGACAAAAGAATTGATGGAAATATCAAGCTCCACCTCAGTGAACCTGTGGTGACCTGCCACCCTGactgcttaaag TGTGGTGTGTGCGCTAAGGTCCTGGGAGATCTGCTGACCACCATGTTCTTGCATGACCAAGTGGTCAAATGTGGTGGCTGCTTTGCAAAAGCTCTCGATGCTGAAGCTTAA
- the si:dkey-125i10.3 gene encoding zinc finger protein 185 isoform X3 yields the protein MSNDVNRHKVFQTTKVRTLLKNDSCWIKKAQEETEEQYKARTDHAVEIRPALVRQNSYVLSTAKKFEPQAPTEKLIQNCVAQPEKSVTNTSAENKEEYTAADYQSNVQHNDGAAEVSAEVHFAEQPAANTTVENKGEHADATVQQSNVEHNEAKVSADAHVEDPVAETSAAAGTEESKDTAEVPAAPAVELKPQEEPSTKTEPANAVVETAVQPMEGSCEKKQAAEDSVEAVAEVVAKSSSDTGDVVNATPEKEAALPDSVEATAEVVIKSSPETRNVVNATPEKEAALPDSVKAVAEVVIKSSPETRNVIIATPGKEAALPDSVEAVAEVVIKSSPETRNVVNATPEKEAALPDSGKAVAEVVIKSSPETRNVVNATPEKEAALPDSVEAVAEVVIKSSPETRNVVNATPEKEAALPDSGKAVAEVVIKSSPETRNVVNPTPGKEAALPDSVEAVAEVVVKSSPETRNVVNATPEKEAALPDSGKAVAEVVIKSSPETRDVVNATPKKEVALPDSVEAVAEVVAKSSSDTIDVVNATPEKEAALQDSVEAVAEVAVAPENPDVTDAAGKEVAIQHPVEAVAKVAVESSPETPAVTGAAGEEVALQVSVEPVPDLMADTVLESPTQPAAETAVKSVEHKVESAASVEPVLKTGAEEVVEFEVAPVVNTVVEQSVEPTPERAADGVVELNTEDAVEPVTASDAEAVPDEFSYIPIELSEALDVEPPTTETAPKPLKDPKQSHTKETKPNQHSEHTNTSEMFKKSKEKEQSTQKQNGTRNTNVCSFCDKRIDGNIKLHLSEPVVTCHPDCLKCGVCAKVLGDLLTTMFLHDQVVKCGGCFAKALDAEA from the exons ATGTCAAATG ATGTTAACAGGCACAAGGTGTTTCAAACCACCAAAGTGCGGACTTTACTGAAGAATGATAGCTGTTGGATCAAAAAGGCACAAGAGGAAACAGAAGAGCAATACAAAGCAAG AACGGACCATGCTGTGGAGATCAGACCCGCTCTGGTCAGACAGAATTCATACGTCCTGTCCACAGCCAAGAAATTTGA GCCCCAAGCACCCACAGAAAAACTTATCCAAAATTGTGTGGCACAACCAGAAAAATCAGTTACCAACACATCTGCAGAAAACAAGGAAGAATATACTGCAGCAGATTACCAGTCAAATGTGCAACACAATGACGGGGCTGCTGAGGTCTCTGCAGAGGTTCATTTTG CAGAGCAACCAGCTGCCAACACAACTGTAGAAAACAAAGGAGAACATGCTGATGCAACAGTTCAGCAGTCAAACGTAGAACACAATGAGGCCAAGGTCTCTGCAGATGCTCATGTGGAAGATCCAGTTGCAGAAACCTCTGCTGCGGCTGGCACAGAGGAGAGTAAAGACACGGCTGAAGTCCCTGCTGCACCTGCAGTTGAACTGAAACCTCAAGAGGAACCTTCAACCAAAACAGAGCCAGCAAATGcagttgtagaaacagctgtTCAACCTATGGAGGGCAGTTGTGAGAAAAAACAGGCTGCAGAAGACAGTGTCGAAGCTGTAGCTGAGGTTGTGGCAAAGTCATCATCTGACACGGGTGACGTGGTTAATGCAACACCAGAAAAAGAGGCTGCGCTTCCAGACAGTGTGGAAGCTACAGCTGAGGTTGTGATCAAGTCATCGCCTGAAACAAGAAACGTAGTTAATGCAACGCCTGAAAAAGAGGCTGCTCTCCCAGACAGTGTTAAAGCTGTAGCTGAGGTTGTGATCAAGTCATCACCTGAAACAAGAAACGTAATTATTGCAACACCAGGAAAAGAGGCTGCTCTCCCAGACAGTGTTGAAGCTGTAGCTGAGGTTGTGATCAAGTCATCGCCTGAAACAAGAAATGTAGTTAATGCAACGCCTGAAAAAGAGGCTGCTCTCCCAGACAGTGGTAAAGCTGTAGCTGAGGTTGTGATCAAGTCATCGCCTGAAACAAGAAACGTAGTTAATGCAACGCCTGAAAAAGAGGCTGCTCTCCCAGACAGTGTTGAAGCTGTAGCTGAGGTTGTGATCAAGTCATCGCCTGAAACAAGAAACGTAGTTAATGCAACGCCTGAAAAAGAGGCTGCTCTCCCAGACAGTGGTAAAGCTGTAGCTGAGGTTGTGATCAAGTCATCGCCTGAAACAAGAAATGTGGTTAATCCAACACCAGGAAAAGAGGCTGCTCTCCCAGACAGTGTTGAAGCTGTAGCTGAGGTTGTGGTCAAGTCATCGCCTGAAACAAGAAACGTGGTTAATGCAACGCCTGAAAAAGAGGCTGCTCTCCCAGACAGTGGTAAAGCTGTAGCTGAGGTTGTGATCAAGTCATCGCCTGAAACAAGAGACGTGGTTAATGCAACACCTAAAAAAGAGGTTGCTCTCCCAGACAGTGTTGAAGCTGTAGCTGAG GTTGTTGCAAAGTCATCATCTGACACAATTGACGTGGTGAATGCAACACCTGAAAAAGAGGCTGCTCTCCAAGACAGTGTTGAAGCTGTAGCTGAGGTTGCTGTGGCGCCAGAAAACCCTGATGTGACAGATGCAGCAGGAAAAGAGGTTGCTATCCAACATCCTGTTGAAGCTGTAGCTAAGGTTGCTGTGGAGTCATCCCCTGAGACCCCTGCTGTGACTGGTGCAGCAGGAGAAGAGGTCGCTCTCCAAGTCAGTGTGGAACCAGTCCCTGACTTGATGGCAGATACTGTGCTTGAATCGCCTACTCAACCTGCTGCTGAAACTGCAGTTAAGTCTGTAGAGCATAAAGTTGAGTCAGCAGCCTCAGTAGAGCCAGTTTTAAAGACCGGAGCTGAAGAGGTAGTTGAGTTTGAAGTTGCGCCTGTTGTCAACACTGTTGTCGAGCAAAGTGTTGAGCCAACGCCTGAGAGAGCAGCAGATGGTGTGGTGGAGTTGAACACCGAGGATGCTGTTGAACCTGTCACAGCTTCAGATGCTGAAGCTGTTCCGGATGAGTTCTCTTACATACCCATTGAACTGTCCGAAGCATTAGATGTGGAGCCACCGACAACTGAAACTGCTCCTAAGCCTCTGAAAGATCCAAAACAATCCCACACCAAGGAAACCAAGCCGAACCAACACTCTGAGCATACAAACAC atctgaaatgtttaaaaagtccAAGGAGAAGGAACAGTCCACTCAAAAACAGAATGGGACCAG GAATACCAATGTTTGTTCATTCTGTGACAAAAGAATTGATGGAAATATCAAGCTCCACCTCAGTGAACCTGTGGTGACCTGCCACCCTGactgcttaaag TGTGGTGTGTGCGCTAAGGTCCTGGGAGATCTGCTGACCACCATGTTCTTGCATGACCAAGTGGTCAAATGTGGTGGCTGCTTTGCAAAAGCTCTCGATGCTGAAGCTTAA